Proteins encoded within one genomic window of Pedosphaera parvula Ellin514:
- a CDS encoding PAS domain-containing protein — MNSEAKLFGLPLRTFSKIAAGMVAFLGTFVLIGWAADFKFLLQIIPGMPAMNPLTAVCFILAAISLICSQQTPGTAPDPLLVYIGRTCAAFIGLAALLKLASSLTGWGFQVDQLLFRHELAAQSVHFPRAMSPNTAINLFCCAAGLVTLDKRTKRGQWPAQYLAIWTMLWAWLTLVSYLFDSRSFYSTTSYVPMALHTCAAFVVLTLGMLTARPEHGIIATLCSMEVGGKITRRLMPLAIFIPSLLGGLKMINHGTSLFAADFSVSMVVIASIVISMAIICGIGAALNDSARERRRVQRGLRDSQRRFRSIWEHSADGMRLTDGEGTMIDVNPAFCDMVGIRAEELLNKPISELFADDEDPRRSLQKYKERFRAGMIDQNLEKQIKFRSGRVADVEVSVSYVELEGGKPLLLSIFRDISERKIAETQIRELNEVLERRVAERTAELEASEQRYLFLADSMPHIIWTAKPDGSLDYFNQRWVEHTGLNLEEAKDWGWQAAIHPEDLESCMARWSQACETGESFETEYRLRQGSDEVYRWHLGRALPLRDEKGDIVQWVGTCTDINDLKQVQDEFKRLNADLEKRVEDRTNALTKANLALEKDLDKRKLVEASLARVKAKLEAILDAATQVAIIATDTNGIITMFNPGAERILGYTKEEMVGKVTPERYHVPNEVESYGAQLSEEFDRTIAGFSVLVEQARHVGYEEREWTYVRKDGLLIPVSVVVTALREADGKMVGFLAIVRDVSRRKEAEAELRASEARFRALSASSPIGIFQTDLAGNCLYANAQWLRLAGLRSDEVTGLGWTNAIYPPERDEVMKEMAACSKEGREFTREFRVQTPEGIVRWVRSRAATIMAQGKAVGYVGTTEDITERRAAEEQLRRFAADVENTNSELKEALAKVKTLRGLLPICSGCKKIRDDKGYWNQIEFFIRDHSDANFSHGMCPECAKQFFPGFVAVSGRTQGR; from the coding sequence ATAGGCCTGGCAGCGCTCCTGAAACTTGCAAGCTCGTTGACAGGCTGGGGTTTTCAAGTGGATCAACTGCTCTTTCGTCACGAGTTGGCTGCTCAATCGGTTCATTTTCCCAGGGCCATGTCGCCTAACACGGCCATCAATCTGTTCTGCTGTGCGGCGGGACTGGTCACCCTGGACAAGCGGACGAAGCGTGGTCAATGGCCGGCTCAATATCTGGCCATCTGGACAATGCTGTGGGCCTGGCTGACACTGGTCAGTTACCTTTTTGATTCCCGATCCTTTTATTCCACGACGAGCTATGTGCCGATGGCGTTGCATACCTGCGCAGCCTTTGTGGTGTTAACTTTGGGCATGCTGACTGCAAGGCCGGAGCATGGTATTATCGCAACACTCTGCAGCATGGAAGTGGGAGGCAAGATCACGCGCCGGTTGATGCCGTTGGCCATTTTCATTCCTTCCCTGTTGGGCGGGTTGAAGATGATCAATCATGGGACCAGTTTGTTCGCGGCCGATTTCAGTGTGTCCATGGTGGTGATAGCGAGCATTGTCATTTCCATGGCAATTATTTGCGGCATTGGAGCGGCGTTGAATGATTCAGCGAGAGAGCGGCGGAGAGTGCAGCGCGGATTGCGCGACTCGCAGCGGCGGTTCCGATCCATCTGGGAGCATTCAGCGGATGGAATGCGGTTGACCGATGGGGAGGGAACGATGATCGACGTCAATCCGGCGTTTTGTGACATGGTGGGTATCAGGGCGGAGGAACTCCTGAACAAACCGATTTCCGAGCTCTTCGCGGATGATGAGGATCCCAGGCGGAGTCTGCAAAAATATAAGGAACGTTTTCGGGCTGGGATGATTGATCAAAACCTGGAAAAACAGATTAAATTCCGTTCAGGCAGGGTGGCAGATGTGGAAGTTTCCGTATCGTATGTGGAATTGGAGGGTGGGAAGCCTTTGTTGCTCTCCATATTCCGGGACATTAGTGAGCGCAAGATCGCCGAGACGCAGATTAGGGAATTGAACGAGGTGTTGGAGCGGAGAGTAGCTGAGCGCACTGCAGAATTGGAAGCAAGCGAGCAACGCTATCTATTTTTGGCAGATTCCATGCCCCATATTATTTGGACAGCGAAGCCGGATGGCAGCCTCGATTATTTTAACCAAAGGTGGGTTGAACACACCGGCCTGAATCTCGAAGAGGCGAAAGATTGGGGTTGGCAGGCGGCCATTCATCCGGAGGATCTGGAAAGCTGCATGGCACGATGGAGCCAGGCTTGTGAGACGGGTGAGAGCTTTGAGACAGAATACCGGCTTAGACAGGGCTCTGATGAGGTTTACCGCTGGCATTTGGGACGGGCTCTGCCACTCCGGGATGAAAAAGGTGACATTGTCCAATGGGTTGGAACGTGCACGGATATTAATGATTTAAAGCAGGTGCAGGATGAGTTTAAGCGCCTCAACGCGGATTTGGAGAAAAGGGTTGAGGACAGGACCAATGCCTTAACGAAAGCGAACCTGGCGCTGGAGAAGGATCTGGATAAGCGCAAGCTGGTCGAAGCTTCCCTGGCGAGGGTTAAAGCCAAACTGGAAGCCATTTTGGATGCGGCCACACAGGTGGCGATCATCGCGACTGATACAAACGGGATCATCACCATGTTCAATCCAGGCGCGGAGCGCATTTTGGGTTATACCAAAGAGGAAATGGTCGGGAAGGTCACGCCTGAGAGGTATCATGTTCCGAATGAAGTGGAGAGTTACGGTGCGCAACTGAGTGAAGAATTTGACCGGACGATTGCCGGATTCAGTGTTCTCGTGGAGCAGGCACGGCATGTTGGCTATGAAGAGCGGGAATGGACCTACGTACGGAAAGACGGCCTATTGATACCCGTAAGCGTGGTCGTTACGGCCTTGCGGGAGGCAGATGGCAAAATGGTTGGATTCCTGGCAATCGTCAGGGACGTTTCCCGGCGGAAGGAAGCAGAAGCGGAATTGCGGGCCAGCGAAGCGCGTTTCCGTGCGCTGTCAGCGTCATCGCCCATTGGAATTTTTCAAACTGATCTGGCCGGGAATTGCCTTTATGCAAATGCCCAATGGTTGCGTCTGGCTGGCTTGAGATCGGATGAAGTGACGGGCCTGGGCTGGACAAATGCGATTTATCCACCGGAGCGTGATGAGGTGATGAAAGAAATGGCCGCCTGTTCCAAAGAAGGCAGGGAATTTACGCGAGAATTTCGGGTGCAAACACCGGAAGGAATCGTGCGCTGGGTACGTTCGCGGGCAGCCACCATCATGGCCCAGGGCAAAGCGGTGGGATACGTTGGCACGACGGAGGATATTACTGAGCGCCGAGCCGCGGAGGAGCAATTGCGCCGCTTCGCCGCCGATGTGGAGAACACCAACAGCGAATTGAAGGAGGCACTCGCGAAAGTGAAAACGTTGCGGGGCCTGCTGCCGATCTGCTCTGGTTGTAAAAAGATTCGGGACGACAAGGGGTATTGGAATCAGATTGAGTTTTTCATCCGTGACCATTCTGATGCCAACTTCAGCCACGGAATGTGCCCGGAATGCGCGAAGCAATTTTTCCCGGGGTTCGTGGCCGTCTCCGGTAGAACTCAAGGGCGGTGA
- a CDS encoding YdeI/OmpD-associated family protein produces the protein MEIICFTSAADFRQWLKTNGGKATEVVVGFYKKDSGKNGITYAEALDEVLCFGWIDGVRKRIDGLSYMIRFTPRKPKSIWSKVNIKRVEALKELGRMQATGLQAFARRDPARSGIYSFENAERKLEAAAEKRFKANRKAWEFFRAQAPWYQRTASWWVMSAKREETKSRRLEQLIQDSEKGQRLAHLARKV, from the coding sequence ATGGAGATTATTTGTTTCACCTCGGCTGCGGATTTCCGGCAATGGCTGAAAACGAACGGTGGTAAAGCCACCGAGGTCGTGGTCGGCTTTTATAAAAAGGATTCAGGCAAAAATGGCATCACCTATGCGGAAGCTTTGGATGAGGTGCTTTGCTTTGGCTGGATAGATGGCGTGCGGAAGCGGATTGACGGGTTGAGTTACATGATTCGGTTTACGCCACGAAAGCCGAAGAGCATCTGGAGCAAGGTAAACATCAAACGGGTAGAGGCCTTGAAGGAACTGGGACGCATGCAGGCGACGGGTTTACAGGCATTTGCGAGACGTGATCCGGCGAGGTCGGGCATTTACTCATTCGAGAATGCGGAGCGAAAGCTGGAGGCCGCTGCGGAGAAGCGGTTCAAAGCGAATAGGAAGGCGTGGGAATTCTTCCGGGCGCAGGCACCGTGGTATCAGCGGACAGCCAGTTGGTGGGTGATGAGCGCGAAAAGGGAGGAGACGAAGTCAAGACGGTTGGAACAATTGATTCAGGATTCGGAAAAGGGGCAAAGGCTGGCTCATCTGGCCAGGAAGGTCTGA
- a CDS encoding DEAD/DEAH box helicase codes for MPTLVLPSTAVQASEFMHSLPSNAQARGERYFVQDRIPAIRQTSPNEFSATIEGSQIYRVTLWFDAQAGWDADCSCPIGFDCKHIYAAMRALLAEYSSPSMHQLSDGSAPSTASKPSSKPKPSSGNFADDVKRALNRALKAEEKSFLKRLDRIYKECTRYGNISQWHFEQLGLKLKVNGWGPLHIWPSFPNTLREFWLYVANAVQEQGSSVPAFLQPVTNLDEIRQKLQSWRREQEIEQWKQTLDQSLSWSAPAVATKTNPCQLRVRFTEQAAVLEWKLPGRENFEAVKAAQARTLQGELQNGRTVLAPELEWLWETFSSRLDFGSRPELPYSDASPLKKLGRLFRMPEFNDLLVNTEGQPFERPDATLRWRFDSPADTSGDYRFYLERTDGLPMPPVLCEIEGRPALFVTRAAVFRGPSTESDILAPNRDNLIPAPALESRSGAMLLHSLNLEMPPRLRERVRTIPLHLAITCALAESYPGSNSEICTIQIQAQSPDGKAVEIWNGNSWLNAQSQVLHSSKKAKNEAITLFDRSSLYDASSLLTAFDARWESYAGLWSIRVTKKFPEQFAVWLKSLPSEIKIELKGELASLAQDAIAGRVRLDVAEAEMDWFDLRVVLDVTDTTLTQEELNLLLNARGGYVRLQGKGWRKLHFNLDAEEDEQLARLGLNPRELTAAPQRLHALQLAEHSAKKFLPEEQFENVQRRAGEIKARVTLALPESIQATLRPYQQEGFHFLAYLAENRFGGILADDMGLGKTLQTLSWLQWLRGSGKAQITPSLVVCPKSVMDNWCAEAARFAPGLKVKVWTASSLDQLLRSLNEADLHVMNYSQLRLIGESLAPVNWLAVILDEGQYIKNPNSQTAQVARALKAQHRLVLSGTPIENRLLDLWSLMNFAMPGILGSRTQFARLYDAKEDPFARRRLSARVRPFLLRRTKSQVAKDLPDRIEEDLYCEMEGEQKTLYRAELKRAQQMLLRVKTQKEFAKERFHFLTSLLRLRQISCHPRLVKPESRASSAKVDALFEQLEPLVEEGQKVLVFSQFVDMLDILRTDIEAKGWPLFYLAGDTENRGELVQRFQATEGAAVFLISLKAGGFGLNLTAASYVVLFDPWWNPAVENQAIDRTHRIGQSRNVIAYRLLIKESIEEKIRQLQKQKSSLADDVLGEEKFAQSLTMQDLEFLLSDAP; via the coding sequence ATGCCGACGCTCGTTTTGCCTTCCACAGCAGTGCAAGCCAGTGAGTTCATGCACTCATTGCCCTCCAACGCGCAGGCGCGTGGTGAAAGATATTTCGTTCAGGACCGCATTCCTGCAATTCGGCAAACTTCCCCGAATGAATTTTCCGCAACGATTGAAGGCTCTCAAATTTACAGGGTGACTCTCTGGTTCGACGCTCAAGCCGGCTGGGATGCCGACTGTTCTTGCCCCATCGGCTTTGACTGCAAACATATCTATGCAGCCATGAGAGCCTTATTGGCGGAATACAGTTCCCCCTCCATGCACCAATTGAGTGATGGATCAGCCCCTTCAACCGCCAGTAAACCCTCCTCCAAACCAAAACCCTCCTCGGGAAATTTTGCCGACGATGTAAAACGAGCGCTCAATCGGGCGCTGAAGGCCGAAGAAAAGTCATTTCTTAAAAGGCTCGATCGCATCTACAAAGAATGCACTCGCTACGGCAACATCAGCCAATGGCATTTTGAACAGCTTGGGCTAAAGCTGAAAGTGAACGGTTGGGGCCCCTTGCACATCTGGCCTTCGTTTCCAAATACATTGCGGGAATTCTGGTTATATGTGGCCAACGCAGTTCAGGAACAAGGCTCCTCTGTGCCCGCATTCCTGCAACCTGTAACCAACCTGGACGAGATCAGGCAAAAATTGCAATCCTGGCGGCGTGAGCAGGAGATCGAGCAATGGAAACAAACCCTCGATCAATCCCTGTCCTGGTCCGCGCCAGCAGTTGCCACAAAAACCAATCCATGCCAGTTGCGTGTCCGCTTCACTGAACAAGCTGCCGTCCTGGAATGGAAGCTTCCGGGCCGCGAAAACTTCGAAGCCGTCAAGGCAGCCCAGGCCAGGACATTACAAGGCGAGTTGCAAAATGGCCGTACCGTGCTCGCTCCTGAATTGGAATGGTTGTGGGAGACGTTTTCTTCGCGCCTGGATTTTGGCAGCCGTCCCGAACTGCCTTACTCGGATGCCTCCCCGCTTAAAAAATTGGGGCGCCTCTTCCGCATGCCCGAATTCAACGACTTGCTCGTCAATACTGAAGGCCAGCCTTTCGAGCGACCGGATGCCACCCTCCGCTGGCGATTTGATTCCCCGGCGGACACATCCGGCGATTACCGGTTTTATTTGGAACGCACAGATGGCTTGCCGATGCCTCCGGTTCTCTGCGAGATCGAGGGCCGCCCGGCGCTCTTCGTCACCCGCGCCGCCGTTTTCCGCGGACCTTCAACCGAGAGCGACATCTTGGCGCCCAATCGCGATAATTTAATTCCCGCCCCCGCTCTGGAGAGCCGTTCCGGCGCGATGCTCCTTCATTCTCTCAACCTGGAAATGCCGCCGCGCCTTCGCGAGCGTGTGCGCACGATTCCTTTGCATCTGGCCATCACCTGTGCGCTCGCGGAAAGTTATCCCGGAAGCAATAGTGAAATCTGCACGATTCAAATTCAGGCTCAATCCCCGGATGGCAAAGCTGTGGAAATCTGGAATGGAAATTCGTGGCTTAATGCCCAGTCGCAAGTGTTGCATTCTTCAAAGAAAGCGAAGAATGAGGCCATTACGCTTTTCGACCGGAGTTCTCTCTACGACGCTTCTTCCCTTTTGACCGCTTTCGATGCCCGCTGGGAAAGCTACGCCGGCCTGTGGTCCATCCGGGTCACCAAAAAATTTCCGGAACAATTTGCCGTCTGGCTCAAATCACTGCCGTCCGAGATTAAAATTGAATTAAAAGGCGAGCTCGCCTCTCTCGCCCAGGATGCCATCGCCGGTCGCGTCCGGCTGGATGTTGCCGAAGCGGAAATGGATTGGTTCGATTTGCGGGTTGTTCTTGATGTCACCGACACCACGCTTACTCAGGAGGAACTCAACCTGCTGCTCAACGCCCGTGGCGGCTATGTGCGGCTGCAAGGCAAGGGCTGGCGCAAACTCCACTTCAACCTGGACGCCGAAGAGGATGAACAACTCGCCCGACTGGGATTGAATCCCCGCGAACTGACCGCCGCGCCGCAACGGCTCCACGCTCTTCAATTAGCGGAGCATTCCGCGAAAAAATTTCTCCCGGAAGAACAGTTCGAGAACGTTCAACGCCGGGCCGGGGAAATCAAGGCACGCGTCACCCTGGCTCTTCCCGAATCGATTCAAGCCACGCTCCGCCCCTATCAGCAGGAAGGCTTTCATTTTTTGGCCTATCTCGCGGAGAATCGTTTCGGCGGCATTCTTGCCGACGACATGGGGCTGGGCAAGACGTTGCAAACCCTCTCCTGGCTGCAATGGTTGCGCGGCTCGGGCAAGGCGCAAATCACCCCTTCGCTGGTCGTATGTCCCAAGAGCGTGATGGACAATTGGTGCGCCGAAGCCGCTCGTTTTGCCCCCGGTTTGAAAGTCAAGGTCTGGACGGCCAGCAGCCTCGACCAGCTTCTCCGGTCGCTGAATGAAGCCGATCTGCACGTGATGAATTACAGCCAGCTCCGCCTCATTGGTGAATCGCTCGCACCCGTGAACTGGCTGGCCGTGATTCTGGATGAAGGGCAATATATCAAAAATCCGAATTCTCAGACGGCCCAGGTGGCACGCGCCTTGAAGGCGCAACACCGGCTCGTTCTTTCCGGAACTCCCATCGAAAACCGCCTGCTCGATTTATGGAGCCTCATGAACTTCGCCATGCCTGGCATTCTCGGCAGCCGCACTCAGTTTGCCCGTCTGTATGATGCGAAAGAGGATCCCTTTGCCCGGCGTCGCCTCTCTGCGCGTGTCCGCCCTTTTCTCCTGCGACGCACCAAGTCCCAAGTCGCCAAGGATCTGCCCGACCGCATCGAAGAGGATTTGTACTGCGAAATGGAAGGGGAACAAAAAACGCTTTACCGCGCTGAATTGAAACGTGCGCAGCAAATGCTCCTGCGAGTCAAAACCCAAAAGGAGTTCGCTAAAGAGCGCTTTCATTTTCTCACCTCGCTGCTGCGTCTCCGTCAGATTTCCTGCCATCCCCGGCTGGTCAAACCGGAATCCCGCGCCAGCAGCGCCAAAGTGGACGCCTTGTTCGAACAACTCGAACCCTTGGTGGAGGAAGGCCAAAAAGTCCTCGTCTTTTCCCAGTTCGTGGACATGCTCGACATCCTGCGAACCGACATCGAAGCCAAAGGCTGGCCCTTATTTTACCTGGCAGGCGACACCGAAAACCGCGGCGAGTTGGTACAACGGTTTCAGGCAACTGAAGGTGCGGCAGTCTTTCTCATTTCGCTCAAGGCCGGCGGCTTCGGCCTCAACCTGACCGCCGCCAGCTACGTCGTCCTTTTTGATCCCTGGTGGAATCCGGCCGTGGAAAACCAGGCCATCGACCGCACCCACCGCATCGGCCAGTCACGCAATGTCATTGCCTATCGACTGCTGATCAAGGAGAGCATTGAAGAAAAAATCCGGCAACTGCAGAAGCAGAAATCCTCCCTCGCTGACGATGTTCTCGGTGAAGAAAAGTTTGCCCAAAGCCTCACCATGCAGGATCTGGAGTTTCTCCTGAGTGATGCTCCATGA
- a CDS encoding basic secretory protein-like protein, which translates to MKNCSVLLLGVTTILTSCMASFGEVKTIVDHNDNEQAAAGFKFKNVPKPSRRDAGKQANITVIDGERDPAGGDISKLNDGRVPTDADEPGENFFFMVGTDGGRLLMDLNSTINIKQINTYSWHTDSRAPQVYKLYGSDGTAKDFQEKPKKDTDPEKCGWKLIANVDTRPKEGEKGGQYGVSISDSEGTIGNYRYLLFACSQTEAEDAFGNTFYSEIDVLDKDAKTDSAADSAVSAFVIKSTDGKCVISIDSSGAPELKDWAEKQLAPVLAEWYPKIVSMLPSEGYTAPEKFSISIRPGKGVAATGGTRVTANSDWLKNELKGEAIGSLLHEEVHVIQQYGYAPRKFPGATRPPGWMVEGIPDYIRWYKYEPESHGCEITKRNLSRARYDASYRITANFLNYVVEKYDKNLIQKMNAAIRDGKYTEDLWKQYTGETLQELGDEWKAGVEKSLASK; encoded by the coding sequence ATGAAAAATTGCAGCGTGTTACTTTTGGGAGTTACAACTATCCTGACCTCTTGCATGGCTTCGTTTGGCGAAGTTAAAACGATTGTCGATCATAATGACAATGAACAGGCGGCCGCGGGCTTCAAATTCAAGAATGTTCCCAAACCTTCACGCAGAGATGCCGGCAAGCAGGCGAATATTACGGTCATCGATGGGGAACGGGACCCCGCAGGCGGGGACATCAGCAAGCTTAATGACGGCAGGGTTCCCACCGATGCTGATGAGCCCGGCGAAAACTTTTTCTTCATGGTCGGCACCGATGGCGGGCGGCTCCTCATGGATCTCAACAGCACCATCAACATCAAACAAATCAACACCTATTCCTGGCACACAGATTCCCGGGCACCGCAGGTTTACAAGCTCTACGGCAGCGACGGCACCGCCAAGGATTTCCAGGAGAAGCCTAAAAAGGACACTGACCCTGAAAAGTGCGGCTGGAAATTGATCGCCAACGTGGATACCCGCCCAAAGGAAGGTGAGAAAGGCGGGCAATATGGCGTCAGCATCTCCGATTCCGAAGGCACCATCGGCAATTACCGCTATCTTCTTTTCGCCTGTTCGCAAACTGAAGCTGAGGACGCCTTTGGCAATACCTTCTATAGTGAAATCGATGTCCTGGACAAGGACGCCAAGACTGATTCGGCAGCTGATAGCGCTGTGAGCGCTTTTGTTATCAAGTCCACCGATGGCAAATGCGTCATTTCCATTGATTCCTCGGGCGCTCCGGAACTAAAAGATTGGGCAGAAAAGCAACTCGCCCCCGTTCTCGCTGAATGGTATCCAAAAATTGTCTCCATGCTTCCAAGTGAAGGCTACACCGCTCCCGAAAAATTCAGCATTTCCATCCGGCCCGGCAAGGGCGTTGCCGCCACGGGCGGCACACGTGTGACCGCCAACTCAGACTGGCTCAAGAATGAACTTAAAGGCGAGGCGATCGGTTCGCTTTTGCACGAGGAAGTGCATGTTATCCAGCAGTACGGTTACGCACCACGCAAGTTCCCCGGTGCCACGCGCCCCCCTGGCTGGATGGTCGAAGGCATTCCTGATTACATCCGCTGGTATAAGTACGAACCCGAGAGCCACGGGTGTGAAATCACGAAGCGGAATCTTTCCCGCGCCCGTTACGATGCCAGCTATCGCATCACCGCCAATTTCCTTAATTATGTCGTTGAAAAATATGACAAGAATCTCATTCAAAAAATGAATGCCGCCATTCGTGATGGCAAATACACCGAGGATCTCTGGAAACAATATACCGGCGAAACCCTCCAGGAACTCGGCGACGAATGGAAAGCTGGCGTGGAAAAAAGCCTGGCCAGTAAATAA
- a CDS encoding glycoside hydrolase family 15 protein, whose amino-acid sequence MQKGRHRDSDEHYKPIECYGAIGDLYTVALVAMDGSIDFMCYPEFGCPSIFGALLDYRKGGSFKLAPIMEEVEHKQQYIPDTNILLTRFLAEEGMSEVSDFMPIMELGHAHNLVRRAKTIRGDIRYRMICDPRFDYGRAEHRVEKKRDGVLFISKGEDRTVLRLRSTVPLKIVNGAAMAEFKLRSGETASFVLEDGRHKGPSPSAAPHYVADSFKQTMNFWQDWIKKSKYRGRWREMVNRSALVLKLLTSSRYGSVIAAPTFGLPEEIGGVRNWDYRYTWIRDASFSLYALMRLGYTGEAMAFMHWIEDRSAELEPGKPLQVMYGIDGHKELTECVLEHFEGYRKSRPVRIGNEAYKQLQLDIYGELLDSVYIYSKFGETISYELWKHLTQLINWVCVNWQQPDEGIWEVRGGTREFLYSRVMCWVAVDRGIRLARKCSLPAPMVEWLKIRDDIYRDVYENFWDRDLKTFVQYKGAKTVDAAALLMPLVKFIGPTDPRWLSTLEVIQRELLEDSLVYRYCVLKGADTGVPGREGTFSMCSFWNVECLARAGDLKLARFYFEKTLGYANHLGLYSEELGLSGEHLGNFPQAFTHLGLISAAYDLDRKLDEAQ is encoded by the coding sequence ATGCAAAAGGGTAGGCACAGAGATTCGGATGAGCATTATAAACCTATCGAGTGTTATGGTGCCATTGGTGATTTGTATACCGTGGCCCTGGTGGCAATGGACGGGTCGATTGATTTCATGTGTTATCCGGAATTCGGGTGTCCTTCCATTTTCGGGGCGCTGTTGGATTACCGAAAAGGAGGCAGTTTCAAGCTGGCTCCCATCATGGAGGAGGTGGAGCACAAGCAACAATACATTCCGGACACGAACATCCTGCTCACACGATTCCTGGCGGAGGAGGGGATGTCGGAGGTTTCTGATTTCATGCCGATCATGGAATTGGGCCACGCCCATAACCTGGTGCGACGGGCGAAGACCATTCGCGGAGACATACGGTATCGGATGATTTGTGATCCGCGCTTTGATTATGGGCGGGCGGAGCATCGGGTGGAGAAGAAAAGGGATGGCGTGCTTTTTATCAGCAAGGGTGAGGACAGGACTGTGTTGCGATTGCGCAGCACGGTTCCGTTAAAAATTGTCAATGGTGCAGCCATGGCTGAGTTCAAGTTGCGTTCCGGCGAAACGGCTTCATTTGTGCTGGAGGACGGACGGCATAAAGGGCCATCGCCCTCGGCAGCGCCGCATTACGTGGCGGATTCGTTCAAACAGACGATGAACTTCTGGCAGGATTGGATCAAGAAATCGAAGTATCGCGGGCGGTGGCGGGAAATGGTGAATCGATCGGCGCTGGTGTTAAAGCTGTTGACTTCCTCCCGTTATGGCTCGGTGATCGCAGCACCCACGTTTGGGTTGCCGGAGGAGATTGGTGGAGTACGCAACTGGGATTATCGGTATACCTGGATTCGGGATGCTTCTTTCTCACTGTACGCGCTGATGCGACTGGGTTACACGGGCGAGGCCATGGCGTTCATGCATTGGATTGAAGACCGGTCCGCCGAACTGGAGCCAGGCAAGCCGTTGCAGGTGATGTATGGAATCGATGGACACAAGGAACTGACCGAATGCGTGCTGGAGCATTTTGAAGGTTATCGGAAATCACGTCCGGTGCGCATCGGGAATGAGGCCTACAAACAACTTCAACTCGACATTTATGGGGAGCTGCTGGATTCGGTTTATATCTACAGTAAGTTCGGTGAGACGATCTCATATGAATTGTGGAAGCATTTGACGCAATTGATCAACTGGGTGTGCGTGAACTGGCAGCAGCCGGACGAAGGCATTTGGGAAGTGCGAGGCGGAACGCGGGAGTTCCTTTATTCCCGCGTGATGTGCTGGGTGGCGGTTGACCGTGGCATTCGGTTGGCGCGGAAGTGTTCGCTGCCCGCGCCCATGGTGGAATGGCTGAAAATCCGGGATGATATTTACCGGGATGTTTATGAGAATTTCTGGGATCGCGACCTAAAAACCTTCGTGCAATACAAAGGGGCGAAAACGGTGGATGCGGCGGCACTGCTGATGCCGCTGGTGAAGTTTATTGGGCCGACCGATCCACGCTGGCTTTCCACGCTGGAGGTGATCCAGAGGGAACTACTCGAAGATTCGCTCGTCTATCGCTACTGCGTTTTGAAAGGAGCGGATACAGGTGTTCCGGGCCGGGAAGGAACGTTTTCCATGTGCTCCTTCTGGAATGTGGAATGTCTGGCGCGCGCGGGCGATCTCAAGCTGGCGCGTTTTTATTTTGAAAAGACGCTCGGATATGCCAATCACCTGGGATTGTATTCCGAGGAGCTGGGTTTGAGTGGTGAACATCTGGGGAATTTCCCGCAGGCTTTCACGCACCTGGGATTAATTAGTGCGGCATATGATCTGGATCGAAAGCTGGACGAAGCGCAATGA